The sequence below is a genomic window from Denitratisoma sp. DHT3.
CTGGCCAAGCTGCGCCGCGGCCTGCGACCGCAGGAAATCACCCAGGCGCGCGAGGCCCTCAGGCAGGCACAGGCGCTCGCCACCGAGACCGAGCGGAATTTCAAGCGCCAGAGTGGCCTGCTGACATCGGGTGCCAGCAGCCAGCGTACGGTCGATGCCGCCCGCACGGCGCGAGACCAGGCAGCCGCTGGCGTCGAAGCAGCGAAGGCGGCCCTGTCGCAAGCATCCGAAGGCTTCCGCAAGGAAGACATCGCCGCGGCAGAAGCTCGCCTTGCGGCCGCTCAGGCTGCCGCAGCGCAAGCCACGACAGCCTTGGCGGACACCGAATTGGTGGCGCCCAGTAGTGGCACCGTCATCGCACGGGTGCGCGAGCCCGGCAGCATGGTTGCAAGCCAGAGCGCGGTCTACAGCCTGAGCCTGGACAAGCCGGTTTACGTGCGCGCCTACGTGGGCGAGTCGGACTTGGGGCGCATCGCGCCCGGTACTGTGGTACGCGTCAAAAGCGATTCATCAGAGAAGGTCTATCGCGGCCAGATCGGCTTCATCTCGCCGCGCGCCGAGTTCACCCCCAAGACGGTGGAGACGACGGATTTGCGCACGGATCTGGTGTACCGCCTGCGCATCGTCATCGACGAAGCCGACAGCGACAGTGCCTTGCGCCAGGGCATGCCGGTGACGATCGAGGTCGATGCGAAAGCCGGCACCGGTATCCCGGGGGAGCGGTGAAATGCAGGCAAGCCGTGCCATCGCCGCCGTGCCTGCTGGTGCGGGCGAAGACGCTGCCGTCGTCATCGAGGGCGTGGACAAGCATTTCGGCGACATAAAGGCTCTGCGGGGCTTGAGCGCGCGCATCCACTATGGGCGGCTGACCGGTCTGGTCGGCCCGGACGGCGCCGGCAAGACGACGCTGATGCGGATTCTGACCGGCCTCCTGGTGCCGAACGCCGGCCACGTCACCTTGGCAGGCTATGACGTGGTCAAGGACAACGACGCCATTCACGTCGCCAGCGGCTACATGCCGCAACGCTTTGGACTGTACGAAGACCTGTCGGTGATGGAGAACATGCGCCTGTATGCGCAGTTGCGCGGCATGGATGCGGACCGCAACGCCGATCTGTTTGCCGAGCTGTTGGACTTCACGCGGCTCGGACCCTTCACCAAACGCCTGGCCGGCAAGCTCTCCGGCGGCATGAAGCAGAAGCTGGGCCTGGCCTGTGCGCTCATGGCGCGGCCGAAGGTGCTGCTGCTGGACGAGCCGGGCGTGGGTGTCGACCCGGTCAGCCGCCTGGACTTGTGGCGCATGGTGCAGGCGCTGACCGATGAAGGCATGGCCGTGGTCTGGTCCACCGCCTATCTCGACGAAGCCGAGCGCTGTGAGAGCGTGCTGCTGCTGAACCAAGGGCAGCTCCTGTTCGAGGGCCCGCCGCAGGAGCTGACCGCGCAGCTCGAAGGCCGCAGTTTCCGTCTGGAAGACGTCGGTGCCGAGCGCCGAGCGGTCCTGACCCAGGCACTCGACCTGCCCAGCGTGAGCGATGGCGTGATCCAGGGCGCCGGCGTGCGCGTGGTGTTGCGCGAGGGCGCTCAAGCGGAGCAGCTCCAGGCCCTGTCCGATCAGGCGCAGGTGCGACTGGCGCAGGTGCCCGCGCGCTTCGAAGACGCCTTCATCGATCTGCTCGGTGGCGGCCCCGGCGGCACTTCGACGCTGGCCGAGCGTCTGCCGCCGGTTGAGCTGGGTTCCGATATTGCCGTGTCGTGCCGAAACCTCACCAAGCGCTTCGGTGAGTTCACCGCCACCGACAACGTCAGCTTCGAGGTGCAAAAGGGCGAAATCTTCGGCCTGCTCGGCCCCAACGGCGCCGGCAAGTCCACCACCTTCAAGATGTTGTGCGGCCTGTTGAAACCCACTGCTGGCGAAGCGCATGTGGTGGGCCATGATCTGCGCCGCGCCACCGGCGCAGCCAAGAGCCGGCTCGGCTACATGGCGCAGAAGTTTTCGCTCTACGGCCTGCTCTCGGTGCAGCAGAACCTGGAATTCTCGGCCGGCGTCTACGGACTGGAAGGCAACACCCGGCGCGAGCGCATTGCCGAGATGATCGAAACCTTCGATCTGGGCGACTGGTTGTCCGCCACGCCCGATTCCCTGCCGCTGGG
It includes:
- the hlyD gene encoding secretion protein HlyD; translated protein: MKTPNLLSRKTRWVVIAVVLLALGGALAFWLSRDHGQQDALRLYGNVDIREVQLAFRQPGRVMQMAFDEGDAVSVGARLAALDAQPYREALAAAQAQVQVAQAELAKLRRGLRPQEITQAREALRQAQALATETERNFKRQSGLLTSGASSQRTVDAARTARDQAAAGVEAAKAALSQASEGFRKEDIAAAEARLAAAQAAAAQATTALADTELVAPSSGTVIARVREPGSMVASQSAVYSLSLDKPVYVRAYVGESDLGRIAPGTVVRVKSDSSEKVYRGQIGFISPRAEFTPKTVETTDLRTDLVYRLRIVIDEADSDSALRQGMPVTIEVDAKAGTGIPGER
- a CDS encoding ATP-binding cassette domain-containing protein encodes the protein MQASRAIAAVPAGAGEDAAVVIEGVDKHFGDIKALRGLSARIHYGRLTGLVGPDGAGKTTLMRILTGLLVPNAGHVTLAGYDVVKDNDAIHVASGYMPQRFGLYEDLSVMENMRLYAQLRGMDADRNADLFAELLDFTRLGPFTKRLAGKLSGGMKQKLGLACALMARPKVLLLDEPGVGVDPVSRLDLWRMVQALTDEGMAVVWSTAYLDEAERCESVLLLNQGQLLFEGPPQELTAQLEGRSFRLEDVGAERRAVLTQALDLPSVSDGVIQGAGVRVVLREGAQAEQLQALSDQAQVRLAQVPARFEDAFIDLLGGGPGGTSTLAERLPPVELGSDIAVSCRNLTKRFGEFTATDNVSFEVQKGEIFGLLGPNGAGKSTTFKMLCGLLKPTAGEAHVVGHDLRRATGAAKSRLGYMAQKFSLYGLLSVQQNLEFSAGVYGLEGNTRRERIAEMIETFDLGDWLSATPDSLPLGHKQRLALACSLMHRPPVLFLDEPTSGVDPITRREFWTHINGLARKGVTIMVTTHFMDEAEYCDRVAMLSRAQLIALDTPDALKRSAVSPERPDPTMEDAFIHLVESSDRELEAAT